From Cotesia glomerata isolate CgM1 linkage group LG2, MPM_Cglom_v2.3, whole genome shotgun sequence, a single genomic window includes:
- the LOC123259219 gene encoding retinoid-inducible serine carboxypeptidase-like: MKNIYISILLLYLLQAKEVKSDEEKGVGSTKQNWSEVTVREGAHYFWWLYHTSSSKAISKNKPLLISLTTGILKGASGVNNFDQIGPLDIDLNPRDNTWLKDFNILFIDNILGCGFSYFDNETNDASSSDQMGEDTFAVIKDFFNKVPEFRTIPTYMMSENAGAVIAAKTASIWSQAQKNKQIESNLKAVVLGAPWISLVEVFNFWTKPSNKDKFSEEEFKKIEERARNATEAEEKGEYWELYYSFIVNVVAMQDHYELNNIYNLSPSVTTNYSEIEKDDKLKSLMNNHVKNVLRLGHEWKHDEDLTVLKGYAEKVVKPIKQTFDQILKTDVRLVVIAGENDLFIPAPSVTSWVNSFNWENKEAFQAAKQVDIDNKISMKKYGNLEYYIIEAGHWLIVDNPQDLKKVIIRVTQE, encoded by the exons atgaagaacatttatatttcaattttactactttatttacttcaag cAAAAGAAGTAAAAAGTGATGAAGAAAAAGGCGTTGGTTCAACGAAACAAAATTGGAGTGAAGTGACTGTCCGAGAAGGCGCTCACTACTTTTGGTGGTTGTACCACACTTCATCTAGCAAGGCAATTTCCAAAAACAAACCTCTATTAATTTCATTGACCACGGGAATTCTAAAGGGAGCGTCAG gtGTAAATAATTTCGACCAAATCGGACCGCTGGATATTGATCTTAACCCCAGAGACAATACATGGCTCAAAgacttcaatattttattcatcgaCAATATTTTGGGCTGCGGGTTCAGTTATTTTGACAATGAAACAAACGACGCAAGTTCAAGTGACCAAATGGGTGAAGATACTTTTGCGGTTATCAAAGATTTCTTCAACAAAGTTCCCGAGTTCAGAACTATTCCCACCTATATGATGAGCGAAAACGCCGGGGCAGTTATCGCCGCTAAAACCGCTTCAATTTGGAGTCAA gctcaaaaaaataaacaaattgaaagtaatttaaaagCTGTTGTTCTGGGAGCTCCGTGGATTTCATTGgttgaagtttttaatttttggaccAAGCCTTCTAATAAA GATAAATTTAGTGAAgaagagtttaaaaaaattgaagaaaggGCGAGAAATGCTACCGAAGCTGAAGAAAAAGGAGAATATTGGGAAttgtattattcatttatagtgAATGTAGTTGCTATGCAAGATCATTAtgaattgaataatatttacaatttgtCGCCAAGTGTAACGACTAATTATTCTGAGATTGAGAAAGACGATAAGTTGAAAAGTCTGATGAACAATCATGTGAAGAATGTATTGCGGCTCGGTCACGAGTGGAAGCATGATGAAGATCTTACTGTATTAAAGGGTTACGCTGAAAAAGTTGTGAAGCCTATTAAACAaactt ttgatCAAATTCTTAAAACGGATGTTAGACTTGTGGTAATTGCTGGTGAAAATGATCTTTTCATTCCGGCGCCATCTGTTACCTCATGGGTAAACAGTTTTAATTGGGAAAATAAAGAAGCATTCCAAGCAGCAAAACAAGTTGATATTGATAACAAGATTTCGATGAAGAAATATGGAAATTTGGAGTATTATATTATAGAAGCCGGACATTGg ttgatAGTGGATAATCCGCAAGATTTGAAGAAAGTAATCATCAGAGTAACACAAGAATAA
- the LOC123259220 gene encoding retinoid-inducible serine carboxypeptidase-like: protein MKNIYISILLLYSLQPKKVKSDEEKGVGSTKQNWSEVTVREGAHYFWWLYNTSSSKAISKNKPLLISLSTEILKGASGVNNFDQIGPLDIDLNPRDNTWLKDFNILFIDNILGCGFSYVDDETNYASSSDQMGEDTFAVIKDFFNKVPEFRTIPTYMMSENSGTVIAAKTASIWSQAQKNKQIESNLKAVVLGAPWISLVDVVNFWAKPSNKDKFSEEEFKEIEERARNATEAEEKGEYWKLFYSVVLQVVAIGDHYKLNNAYNLSPSVTTNYSDVEKNDKLKSLMNNQVKNVLRLGHEWKNNVDSTVLKGYAEKVAKPIKQTFDQILKTDVRLVVIAGENDLFIPAPSVTSWVNSFNWENKEAFQAAKQVDIDNKISMKKYGNLEYYIIEAGHWLIVDNPQDLKKVIIRVTQE, encoded by the exons ATGAAGaacatttatatttcaattttactaCTTTATTCACTTCAAc caaaaaaagtaaaaagtgaTGAAGAAAAAGGCGTTGGCTCAACGAAACAAAATTGGAGTGAAGTGACTGTCCGAGAAGGCGCTCACTACTTTTGGTGGTTGTACAACACTTCATCTAGCAAGGCAATTTCCAAAAACAAACCTCTATTAATTTCATTGAGCACGGAAATTCTAAAAGGAGCGTCAG gtGTAAATAATTTCGACCAAATCGGACCGCTGGATATTGATCTTAACCCCAGAGACAATACATGGCTCAAAgacttcaatattttattcatcgaCAATATTTTGGGCTGCGGGTTCAGTTATGTTGACGATGAAACAAACTACGCAAGTTCAAGTGACCAAATGGGTGAAGATACTTTTGCGGTTATCAAAGATTTCTTCAACAAAGTTCCCGAGTTCAGAACTATTCCCACCTATATGATGAGCGAAAACTCCGGGACAGTTATCGCCGCTAAAACCGCTTCAATTTGGAGTCAA gctcaaaaaaataaacaaattgaaagtaatttaaaagCTGTTGTTCTGGGAGCTCCGTGGATTTCATTGGTTgatgttgttaatttttgGGCCAAGCCTTCTAATAAA GATAAATTTAGTGAAGAAGAGTTTAAAGAAATCGAAGAAAGGGCGAGAAATGCTACCGAAGCTGAAGAAAAAGGAGAATATTGGAAATTGTTTTATTCAGTTGTTTTGCAAGTAGTTGCTATCGGAgatcattataaattgaataatgcTTACAATTTGTCGCCAAGTGTAACGACTAATTATTCTGACGTTGAGAAAAACGATAAGTTGAAAAGTCTGATGAACAATCAAGTGAAGAATGTATTGCGGCTCGGTCACGAGTGGAAGAATAATGTAGATTCTACTGTATTGAAGGGTTACGCTGAAAAAGTTGCGAAGCCTATTAAACAaactt ttgatCAAATTCTTAAAACGGATGTTAGACTTGTGGTAATTGCTGGTGAAAACGATCTTTTCATTCCGGCGCCATCTGTTACCTCATGGGTAAACAGTTTTAATTGGGAAAATAAAGAAGCATTCCAAGCAGCAAAACAAGTTGATATTGATAACAAGATTTCGATGAAGAAATATGGAAATTTGGAGTATTATATTATAGAAGCTGGACATTGG ttgatAGTGGATAATCCGCAAGATTTGAAGAAAGTAATCATCAGAGTAACACAAGAATAA